In Bos mutus isolate GX-2022 chromosome 2, NWIPB_WYAK_1.1, whole genome shotgun sequence, one DNA window encodes the following:
- the FAM110D gene encoding protein FAM110D isoform X2, whose protein sequence is MQRSQGAPANCSQFLHYLPASSGLWSTVLPSSAKMLLASPSTPSRGRTPSAVERLEADKAKYVKTHQVIARRQEPALRGGPGPLTPHTCNELGPPPSPRTPRPARRGSGRRLPRPDSLIFYRQKRDCKASVNKENAKGQGLVRRLFLGSPRDVASSSAGSSERPAAPGGWTAPQDAPEAAGKRALCPTCSLPLSEKERFFNYCGLERALVEVLGAERFSPQSWGADASPQPGTSPPPGSGDASDWTSSEGGADRRDGAEGGGSAAAGSERDGRPQVSVVERNARVIQWLYGCQRARGPPRESEV, encoded by the exons ATGCAGAG GTCCCAGGGAGCCCCAGCCAATTGCTCTCAGTTCCTTCACTATCTGCCTGCCTCCAGTGGCTTATGGAGCACTGTCCTGCCCAGTTCTGCTAAAATGCTCCTGGCCTCTCCCTCCACCCCGTCCCGGGGACGGACCCCCAGCGCAGTGGAGAGGCTGGAGGCCGACAAAGCCAAGTATGTCAAGACGCACCAGGTGATCGCGCGACGCCAGGAGCCGGCTCTGCGTGGGGGTCCCGGGCCGCTCACCCCGCACACTTGCAACGAGCTGGGGCCCCCTCCATCGCCCAGAACGCCCAGGCCCGCCCGCCGGGGCAGTGGCAGGCGACTGCCAAGGCCTGATTCCCTCATCTTCTACCGCCAGAAGCGGGACTGTAAGGCTTCGGTGAACAAAGAGAATGCCAAGGGCCAGGGGCTGGTGCGGCGCCTCTTCCTGGGCAGCCCCCGAGACGTCGCCTCGAGCAGCGCAGGCTCATCGGAGCGACCCGCGGCTCCCGGGGGATGGACCGCGCCCCAAGATGCCCCGGAAGCGGCGGGAAAGCGGGCATTGTGCCCCACGTGCTCGCTGCCCCTGTCGGAGAAGGAGCGCTTCTTCAACTACTGCGGCCTGGAGCGCGCGCTCGTGGAGGTGCTGGGAGCCGAGCGCTTCTCTCCGCAGAGCTGGGGCGCCGACGCCAGCCCCCAGCCCGGAACGTCGCCGCCGCCGGGCTCCGGAGACGCCAGCGACTGGACGTCCAGCGAGGGCGGCGCAGATCGCCGGGACGGTGCGGAGGGCGGCGGCTCAGCGGCGGCGGGCTCGGAGCGGGACGGGCGCCCCCAGGTGTCGGTGGTGGAGCGCAACGCGCGCGTCATCCAGTGGCTGTACGGCTGCCAGCGCGCCCGCGGGCCACCGCGCGAGTCCGAGGTGTGA
- the FAM110D gene encoding protein FAM110D isoform X1, producing MQSRSQGAPANCSQFLHYLPASSGLWSTVLPSSAKMLLASPSTPSRGRTPSAVERLEADKAKYVKTHQVIARRQEPALRGGPGPLTPHTCNELGPPPSPRTPRPARRGSGRRLPRPDSLIFYRQKRDCKASVNKENAKGQGLVRRLFLGSPRDVASSSAGSSERPAAPGGWTAPQDAPEAAGKRALCPTCSLPLSEKERFFNYCGLERALVEVLGAERFSPQSWGADASPQPGTSPPPGSGDASDWTSSEGGADRRDGAEGGGSAAAGSERDGRPQVSVVERNARVIQWLYGCQRARGPPRESEV from the exons ATGCAGAG CAGGTCCCAGGGAGCCCCAGCCAATTGCTCTCAGTTCCTTCACTATCTGCCTGCCTCCAGTGGCTTATGGAGCACTGTCCTGCCCAGTTCTGCTAAAATGCTCCTGGCCTCTCCCTCCACCCCGTCCCGGGGACGGACCCCCAGCGCAGTGGAGAGGCTGGAGGCCGACAAAGCCAAGTATGTCAAGACGCACCAGGTGATCGCGCGACGCCAGGAGCCGGCTCTGCGTGGGGGTCCCGGGCCGCTCACCCCGCACACTTGCAACGAGCTGGGGCCCCCTCCATCGCCCAGAACGCCCAGGCCCGCCCGCCGGGGCAGTGGCAGGCGACTGCCAAGGCCTGATTCCCTCATCTTCTACCGCCAGAAGCGGGACTGTAAGGCTTCGGTGAACAAAGAGAATGCCAAGGGCCAGGGGCTGGTGCGGCGCCTCTTCCTGGGCAGCCCCCGAGACGTCGCCTCGAGCAGCGCAGGCTCATCGGAGCGACCCGCGGCTCCCGGGGGATGGACCGCGCCCCAAGATGCCCCGGAAGCGGCGGGAAAGCGGGCATTGTGCCCCACGTGCTCGCTGCCCCTGTCGGAGAAGGAGCGCTTCTTCAACTACTGCGGCCTGGAGCGCGCGCTCGTGGAGGTGCTGGGAGCCGAGCGCTTCTCTCCGCAGAGCTGGGGCGCCGACGCCAGCCCCCAGCCCGGAACGTCGCCGCCGCCGGGCTCCGGAGACGCCAGCGACTGGACGTCCAGCGAGGGCGGCGCAGATCGCCGGGACGGTGCGGAGGGCGGCGGCTCAGCGGCGGCGGGCTCGGAGCGGGACGGGCGCCCCCAGGTGTCGGTGGTGGAGCGCAACGCGCGCGTCATCCAGTGGCTGTACGGCTGCCAGCGCGCCCGCGGGCCACCGCGCGAGTCCGAGGTGTGA